GGCAAGCACTACTTTTCACTTATTGTCGCCAGCTCCGGCGGTGTCAACCTCGATTACCCTCCAACGCGCTCAATCGTTGAGGGTGCATTCGGTGACCATCCGTTACGAAACACTCGATGGATAACTGTAGCCGGCGCGCGCGATAAAAATCCAGACCGTGACGGCATTCCAGGAATGAAAAGAACAGCCATATGGCTGCAGGAGCAGGGCGCAACAGTCATTGAGCGCATTGAAGACCCGAATGAAGGGCACGGCGCTCTGATGCTCAATTCAAGAAATGCACGACATGTGCTGGATCTCTTTTTTAATAATAAAGAATAGCAGCACTTATCAGAAGCACTGCCATTACACCATCTTCTACCCTCAAATTCCCTTGCTTTCAAGAAGTTACAGTCATCCTCTGATATAATACTTTAATGGCATACCTGCTGATTGACGGCTACAATCTGATCGGACTCGGGCATAATGACCTTGAAGAGGCACGCAAGGAGATCATTGCAAGGCTCTCAAGATACTCTGCGCTTAAGGGGCATGATATCACTATTGTATTTGATGCCTGGAAGAGAGAAGATTCAGCAGGGTCAAGTACAAAGACCGGAAATGTAACAGTCATTTATTCAAGGGTTGCTGAAAAAGCCGATGAGGTTATCATAAAAATGCTCGCAGGCGAAAAGAAAGACTGTATCGTCATCAGCTCTGACAGGGAGATATCTGATGCTGCTTTAAGAAATGATATGGCAGCCATATCATCAGATGAGTTTGAGAGGAAGCTTGATCATGCGCTTGCGTCAGAAGATTATGAGTCAGAAAGATATGAGGACAATGACGATGAAGAAGATTACCGATCCCCTGCCGGACTTAAAGGCAATCCAAAAAAACTATCGAAAAATGATAAGAGAAGATCACTGGCGCTGAATAAACTTTGATTGCAGATCAAGCTGTATCTTTCCAGACAGCGGCATCAAGTCCATCCACCTCTCTGCCGGCAGGTTCAAACCCGGAACGGTCCTGCAGTGAGCCGACGATCGATTTCGAAACAAATATGCTGTTTGCCTGAGCGTACTTCTGCATGTGGCCTGCTATATCGATCACACGGTCGCTCATCGCTTCCATAGGCATTGATTCATCACAGTAGACAAAACCGGAGTTAACTCCGCAGCGCACCCTGAAATCCTGTTTTATCGCCTTTACATTCCTGTTGAAATTATCTAAAGACCTGATAATCTCCTTGCCGGCATTTAATGCATCCTCTACATCAGAGAAACATATCATGACACCATCGGGTGTCCATGCTGATTTAAGCGCCTTGTGCCTGGATATTATTTTATCGGCCATCAGCTTATACTCTTTGAAATCATGTTCTATCGCCGCCTTCTCCTCGCCCTGCTTCATGCCTGTTGAATTCATTATATCTATTGAGAGAAAGGCGAGATCCTGTCCCATATTATCAAGTTTCTTCTTTGTCTCGGCAAAGATCTTTATCAGTTCATCCCTGTCTCCTTTGCCTGTGCCTGCTTCAAGCTTCTCTTTCAGCGGAGTGAGCACCTTTGAGCTGTCGGAAAGATGAGTCTTAACTTTTAATGCTTCGTAATCCATCCTGACACCTGAACTGACAGCGAGATCATTATAATATTTCCTTT
The sequence above is a segment of the Thermodesulfovibrionia bacterium genome. Coding sequences within it:
- a CDS encoding NYN domain-containing protein gives rise to the protein MAYLLIDGYNLIGLGHNDLEEARKEIIARLSRYSALKGHDITIVFDAWKREDSAGSSTKTGNVTVIYSRVAEKADEVIIKMLAGEKKDCIVISSDREISDAALRNDMAAISSDEFERKLDHALASEDYESERYEDNDDEEDYRSPAGLKGNPKKLSKNDKRRSLALNKL
- a CDS encoding guanylate cyclase, with protein sequence MEENIMDIERHKKTASVYIWLSICAFTCILVFLLPLTLPLLENVLPYNLFYSLIGFDKSLSTILINNMPFNMSMNIFLSAIIAFFTILLLFFNHQRKYYNDLAVSSGVRMDYEALKVKTHLSDSSKVLTPLKEKLEAGTGKGDRDELIKIFAETKKKLDNMGQDLAFLSIDIMNSTGMKQGEEKAAIEHDFKEYKLMADKIISRHKALKSAWTPDGVMICFSDVEDALNAGKEIIRSLDNFNRNVKAIKQDFRVRCGVNSGFVYCDESMPMEAMSDRVIDIAGHMQKYAQANSIFVSKSIVGSLQDRSGFEPAGREVDGLDAAVWKDTA